In Jatrophihabitans sp., the sequence AGGGTATGGGGCGCCGTGCCGGCCGCCGGATCGTCGAAGTCCTCGGCCGGGTCAGCACCCGGGTCGGGCTGCACCGGTGCTACAACATTGACCATGGCGGGGGCTCCCCTCTATCGGAATACCAGAAGTACGTTAGACCGCTGACATTCTTTCGTCAACGGGAGTATCTTTTAGAAATATGGAGGGAGCGGCAATGCCACCGTCGCGGCACCAAGTCGCCATCCAGGCGCGGCTGCGCAGCATCGCCTCCCTCGGTGAGCCGATGCGCCAGACCCTCTACCGCTACGTCACCGAGCAGTCCGAGCCGGTCAGCCGGGAACAGGCGGCCCGCGGGGTCGGGGTCGCTCATCACGTGGCCAAGTTCCACCTCGACAAGCTGGAGGAGGATGGCCTGCTCGAGGTGGAGTACCGCCGGCCGGCCGGTCGCACCGGGCCCGGCGCCGGCCGCCCGGCGAAGTTCTACCGCCGCGCCGCCCGCGACATCGCCGTCAGCCTGCCCGAACGGCAGTACGAGCTGCCCGGGCGGTTGATGGCCGAGGCGATCACGGCCAGCACCGCCTCGGCCGAACCGGTGTCGGCCACGCTGCGCGCGGCGGCCCAGGCCACCGGCGAGCGGATGGGTCGACAGGCCGGCCAGCTCGCCGGCTGCCAGCCCGGCCCCGACGAACTGGTCGCCGCGGTGTGCGAGGTGCTGGAGGGCGTGGGCTACGAGCCCAGGGTGACCTTCGACCGCGTCACCCTGAGCAACTGCCCCTTCCACAGCCTGGCCAAGGACTACACCGGCCTGGTGTGCGGCATGAACCTGCACCTGCTGCGCGGGCTGGTCGACAGCCTCGAGGACCAGCGGCTGCAGGCCCGGCTGGACCCGGCAGCCGGACGCTGCTGCGTCACCCTCAGCCGGCCCCGGAGCGGGTCGTCTTTGGACGCGTAGCGGTTTCGCACGCCCCGGCGAGCGCGGCCGCTACGCGTTAGCTGACGCCGCGGCCCTGCCCGAAGGCAGGGCCGCGGCGTTGACCAGCGGTTGTCAGTGGGGTCAGAAGGTGATGCCCCGGTTGGCGAAAGCGGTCCGGACCGCATTGGCGGCAGCGGCGCCGTCCCGAGCCAGTGCCTTGTTGTACGTCGCCTTGGCAGCCGCGCTGAACGAGGTGCCGGGTGCGAAGTCGAACTGGGCGTCCATGATCGTGGTGTCAGCCCGGCGGGTGCCCAGACCCAGCGAGACGTAGGCGTTGCGGATGTCCCACAGCCCGCGGCTCCAGATCATCCCGTCGAAGTGGACCTGGTTGCGCCGGTCGGCCACGGTCAGGTTGCTGTCCACCCGGCGCAGGCAGTGCGGCACCGTGCTGGTGTAGGAGACCGAGTCCCAGTCCATCGTGCAGGCGTGGTCGGCCTTGACCGGCCAGCCGTACTGCTGCGCGGCGGCCAGGCCTACGGTGATGCTGAGGTAGTCGCCGAACGCCTCGCCGATGGCGCCGGCGTCCAGGCTGGTCCCGTAGCCAGGCACCTGGGACTGGTGCACCGCGTGACCGTACTCGTGCACGAGCACCTCGGCGTCCTCGGCGTCATCGACCCCGCCCTTGCCCATCCGGACCCGGAACGGCTTGTCGGTCTGGTAGGAGTTGTCGCCGCCGTACTGGTTGATCTTCACGTGGAACTGCTCGTCCAGGATCGGGCGCAGGGTCGTTCCGAAGCCGAGGGACTGCAGGTACTCCTGTGCCTGGTTGATCCAGAAGTAGGCCATCACCTGCTCGAACTGGTCCTCGTGCCGGTTGTAGAAATGGGTGTTGGTCGCGGAGTAGGCCGGCGTGCCGGTGCTGGACTGCACGCTCACCCACCTGCCGTTCAGGTAGCCCGAGCCGTCCAGGTTGCGCAGCTGAGCCGTCGCGTACTCACTGGCCGGCACCGCGGTGGCCGAGTCGTTGTCATCGACCAGGTTCTGGTTGCCGCTGGACTGCACCGGGTTGACCATGAAGACACTGGCGGTTCCGGTCGAGCCGGGGCCGGCGTCCGGCTTGGCGCTACCG encodes:
- a CDS encoding helix-turn-helix domain-containing protein, translating into MPPSRHQVAIQARLRSIASLGEPMRQTLYRYVTEQSEPVSREQAARGVGVAHHVAKFHLDKLEEDGLLEVEYRRPAGRTGPGAGRPAKFYRRAARDIAVSLPERQYELPGRLMAEAITASTASAEPVSATLRAAAQATGERMGRQAGQLAGCQPGPDELVAAVCEVLEGVGYEPRVTFDRVTLSNCPFHSLAKDYTGLVCGMNLHLLRGLVDSLEDQRLQARLDPAAGRCCVTLSRPRSGSSLDA